The following proteins come from a genomic window of Mammaliicoccus sp. Marseille-Q6498:
- a CDS encoding beta-glucoside-specific PTS transporter subunit IIABC, giving the protein MKYEGLAKVIVEKVGGEENINSLTHCITRLRFQLKDSKKANTEYLKNMDEIVTVMESGGQYQVVIGNHVPDVYDAVRKEAHMSDDSPSSGQSSSGSLFNRFIDLISGIFQPILGVLAAAGMIKGFAALFMALGWITEQSGTYQIMHAIGDSLFYFFPIFLGLTAAKKFGSNQFIGMALGAALVYPTIVAAMALGNENATMLFSGTFFEAETALTFLGIPVISMTYTSSVIPIVFSVFFASKLEKFLKKVIPDVVKTFLVPFFTLLIIVPLTFLIIGPISSWIANLIGAGALGLYSFSPIVAGLLLGAFWQVFVIFGLHWGLVAIAINNISTAGSDIIIPLTFTASFAQTGIVLGIFFKTKNKKLKSLSIPAFVSGLFGVTEPAIYGITLPRKKPFIYSCIVSGVTAALLGLAGTKLYMMGGLGIFGYTAFIGKGGLDTAFWMSLIGTGLAVVIGLIVGYLTHSDKKEANIEKATNAGETSPEEVVNDVLVEAPVTGKVVDLTTISDPVFSSLAMGKGIAIKPDSDVVVAPFNGVVESLFPTGHAIGLKSESGAEVLIHIGIDTVKLEGKYFKPLVSQGETVEIGQPLIEFDREAIAKEGFDNIIPVVVTNTNLAKDVILEDKETIDQGNHILTVIF; this is encoded by the coding sequence ATGAAATATGAAGGGTTAGCAAAGGTTATTGTTGAGAAAGTCGGCGGGGAAGAGAATATCAATTCTTTAACACATTGTATTACGAGATTAAGATTTCAGTTGAAAGATTCGAAAAAAGCAAATACTGAATATCTTAAAAATATGGACGAGATCGTAACTGTAATGGAATCTGGAGGACAATATCAAGTCGTTATAGGAAACCATGTTCCGGATGTTTACGATGCAGTTAGAAAAGAAGCACACATGAGTGATGATTCACCTAGTAGTGGTCAAAGTTCTAGTGGATCATTATTTAATCGATTTATAGATTTAATTTCAGGTATTTTCCAACCGATATTAGGCGTGTTGGCAGCAGCTGGTATGATCAAAGGTTTCGCTGCATTATTTATGGCGTTAGGTTGGATCACTGAACAATCAGGTACTTATCAAATTATGCATGCTATTGGGGATTCATTATTTTACTTCTTCCCAATATTCTTAGGACTTACAGCAGCTAAAAAGTTTGGTTCCAACCAATTTATTGGAATGGCGTTAGGAGCTGCACTTGTTTATCCAACAATCGTAGCAGCGATGGCATTAGGAAATGAAAATGCAACGATGTTATTCAGTGGGACATTCTTTGAAGCTGAAACAGCATTAACGTTCTTAGGTATTCCAGTCATCTCAATGACATATACATCAAGTGTTATTCCAATTGTATTCTCAGTATTTTTTGCATCTAAATTAGAAAAATTCTTGAAAAAAGTAATACCAGATGTTGTTAAAACATTTTTAGTTCCATTCTTTACATTGTTAATTATCGTACCTTTAACATTTCTTATTATTGGTCCAATTTCATCATGGATTGCAAATTTAATTGGAGCTGGTGCATTAGGTCTTTATAGCTTTAGTCCAATAGTAGCTGGATTATTATTAGGTGCATTTTGGCAAGTGTTTGTTATATTCGGTCTACATTGGGGCTTAGTAGCGATTGCAATTAATAATATTTCAACAGCAGGATCTGATATTATCATTCCTCTAACATTCACAGCTTCATTTGCTCAGACAGGTATTGTGTTAGGTATATTCTTTAAAACAAAAAACAAAAAATTAAAATCTTTAAGTATTCCAGCATTTGTTTCAGGTTTGTTCGGCGTTACAGAACCAGCTATTTACGGTATTACATTACCTAGAAAAAAACCATTTATTTATAGTTGTATAGTGTCGGGTGTAACAGCTGCATTATTAGGACTTGCTGGAACAAAACTGTACATGATGGGTGGTCTAGGAATATTCGGTTATACAGCATTTATCGGAAAAGGCGGCTTGGATACAGCGTTTTGGATGTCACTTATCGGTACAGGGTTAGCCGTAGTCATCGGTTTAATCGTTGGTTATTTAACACATAGTGATAAAAAAGAAGCAAACATTGAAAAAGCGACAAACGCAGGAGAAACATCACCTGAAGAAGTAGTAAATGATGTATTAGTTGAAGCGCCAGTAACAGGTAAGGTTGTAGACTTAACAACAATTAGTGATCCAGTATTTTCTTCATTAGCAATGGGTAAAGGTATTGCTATAAAACCAGATAGTGATGTTGTTGTTGCACCATTCAATGGCGTAGTAGAAAGTTTATTCCCAACAGGACATGCAATAGGATTAAAATCTGAGAGCGGTGCTGAAGTACTTATTCATATCGGTATAGATACAGTCAAATTAGAAGGGAAGTATTTTAAACCGTTAGTATCTCAAGGTGAAACAGTCGAAATAGGACAACCTTTAATTGAATTTGATAGAGAGGCAATTGCTAAAGAAGGATTTGATAACATCATTCCAGTTGTCGTAACAAATACAAATTTAGCAAAAGACGTCATACTTGAAGATAAAGAAACTATAGACCAAGGGAATCATATTTTAACAGTTATATTTTAA
- a CDS encoding 6-phospho-beta-glucosidase, giving the protein MSLSKDFLWGGAIAQNQCEGAYNVDGKGLSLVDVLPAGEERHIPLFDPAKGLKETFDYYPSHESIDFYHRYEEDIKLFAEMGFKVLRMSISWPRIFPKGDESEPNEQGLAFYDKVFDTLAAYNIEPLVTLNHFDTPLHLAKEYGGWYNRKTVDFFVNYSRVVFDRYKDKVKYWLTHNEINMILHIPYIGGGLIIEDESKAEQIKYQAAHHLLVGSSLATKVGKEINPNFQIGCMLAAGEVYPNTCHPNDMLAALQKNREQYIFIDVQSRGEYPSYSKRMFKELGVEIHQEPGDKDILKENTVDFISFSYYSSRLESGDEEINKEKGAGNAFASLKNPYLEASDWGWQIDPVGLRVTMNQIYDRYQKPLFIVENGLGAKDEVTEDGKIHDEYRIQYLSEHLDQMIEAVDDGVELLGYTSWGCIDLVSAGSGEMKKRYGFIYVDRDNRGNGTLNRTPKDSFYWYKKVIQTNGEDLSY; this is encoded by the coding sequence ATGAGTTTAAGTAAAGATTTTTTATGGGGTGGCGCAATTGCACAAAATCAATGTGAAGGTGCATATAATGTTGATGGTAAAGGTTTAAGTTTAGTAGATGTACTGCCAGCAGGTGAAGAAAGACATATACCATTATTTGATCCGGCTAAAGGGTTAAAAGAAACGTTTGATTATTATCCAAGTCATGAGTCTATCGATTTTTATCATCGTTATGAAGAGGATATTAAATTATTCGCAGAAATGGGATTCAAAGTATTGAGAATGTCTATTTCATGGCCAAGAATTTTTCCTAAAGGCGATGAATCAGAACCTAATGAACAAGGCTTAGCGTTCTATGATAAAGTCTTTGATACGTTGGCAGCATATAATATAGAACCGTTAGTGACATTGAATCATTTTGATACACCACTACATTTAGCAAAAGAATATGGCGGCTGGTATAACAGAAAAACGGTAGACTTTTTCGTGAACTATAGTCGTGTTGTATTTGATCGCTATAAAGATAAAGTGAAATATTGGTTAACGCATAACGAAATTAATATGATTTTACACATCCCATATATTGGTGGTGGGTTAATTATTGAAGATGAGTCCAAAGCAGAACAAATTAAATATCAAGCAGCACATCATTTATTAGTTGGCTCGAGTTTAGCAACTAAAGTTGGGAAAGAGATTAACCCTAATTTCCAAATTGGTTGTATGTTGGCAGCAGGTGAGGTTTATCCGAACACTTGTCATCCGAACGATATGTTAGCTGCACTTCAAAAGAACAGAGAACAATATATTTTTATAGACGTTCAATCTCGTGGTGAATATCCAAGTTATAGTAAACGTATGTTTAAAGAATTAGGCGTTGAAATTCATCAAGAGCCTGGAGATAAAGACATTCTAAAAGAAAATACAGTTGATTTTATTTCATTCTCTTATTATTCAAGCAGACTAGAAAGTGGCGACGAAGAAATAAATAAAGAAAAGGGTGCTGGTAATGCTTTTGCTTCATTAAAGAATCCATATTTAGAAGCATCAGATTGGGGTTGGCAAATCGATCCAGTTGGTTTACGCGTAACGATGAACCAAATTTATGATAGATATCAAAAGCCACTTTTCATTGTAGAAAACGGATTAGGTGCGAAAGACGAAGTGACAGAAGACGGGAAAATTCATGACGAATATCGCATTCAGTACTTAAGTGAACATTTAGATCAAATGATTGAAGCGGTAGACGACGGTGTTGAACTGTTAGGATACACATCTTGGGGTTGTATTGATCTCGTTTCTGCTGGAAGTGGCGAAATGAAAAAACGTTATGGCTTCATCTATGTAGATCGTGATAATAGGGGGAACGGTACATTAAATCGTACACCAAAAGATTCGTTTTATTGGTATAAAAAAGTGATTCAAACAAATGGTGAAGACTTAAGTTATTAA